Proteins encoded together in one Nerophis ophidion isolate RoL-2023_Sa unplaced genomic scaffold, RoL_Noph_v1.0 HiC_scaffold_81, whole genome shotgun sequence window:
- the LOC133547247 gene encoding zinc finger protein 239-like encodes MSRHTGEKPFIRSICGNGFTQNWSLKVHMRIHSGKKHFVCSTCVKGFVESHNLKIHMRTHTGKKPFSCSTCGKGFTESQNLKRHMRTDTGEKPFTCSTCGKGFTESQNLKRHMRTHTGEKPFSCSECGKDFVQSPLLKAHMRTHTGEKLFVCSICGKGFTESRWLKVHMRTHTGEKPFSCSVCGKGFTQSHHLKLHDRTHTGEKPFSCSICDKGFTENWCLKVHKTTHTGENSHSCSICNRSFCQQSTLVRHMRRHPGEKVLSCSVCGERLSSK; translated from the coding sequence atgagcagacacactggagaaaaaccttttatccgtTCAATATGTGGTAATGGTTTTACACAAAATTGgagtttgaaagtgcacatgagaatacacagtggtaaaaaacattttgtctgttcaacctgtgtcaaaggttttgtagaaagtcacaatttgaaaatacacatgagaacacacactggtaaaaaacctttttcctgttcaacctgtggtaaaggttttacagaaagtcaaaatttgaaaagacacatgagaacggacactggtgaaaaaccttttacctgctcaacctgtggtaaaggttttacagaaagtcaaaatttgaaaagacacatgagaacacacactggtgaaaaacctttttcttgctcagaatgtggtaaagattTTGTACAAAGTCCCCttttaaaagcacacatgagaacacacactggtgaaaaactttttgtctgttcaatctgtggtaaaggttttacagaaagtcgatggttaaaagtgcacatgagaacacacactggtgaaaaaccgttttcctgttcagtctgtggtaaaggttttacacaaagtcatcaTTTAAAACTGCACgacagaacacacactggtgaaaaacctttttcctgttcaatctgtgataaaggttttacagaaaactggtgtttgaaagtacacaagacaacacacactggtgaaaattcacattcctgttcaatctgtaacAGAAGCTTTTGTCAACAATCAacccttgtaagacacatgagaagacacccaggagagaaagtgttgagttgcagtgtgtgtggtgaaagattgtcttctaagtag
- the LOC133547244 gene encoding zinc finger and SCAN domain-containing protein 2-like isoform X1, with translation MNARQEERPLQQQEDPQPPHIKEEEEEVWISQEGECPVGQEEADVSKFPLTVVSVKTEEHEDKPPESSQLHHSPNVCGEQRLPEKKESSFRMVKEDPSKRKTRRHGPSGVSFSSLTQTLPCKKEEEDSLTPHIKEEEEEHSITQEGDHLEGLEEFPVTGVPVKSDDNEVKGESEERGGGEPPSSSSTQHMTTEADGDHCGGSQADKLLAPLSDSEDTTSHSPDTDDEDSKDDKTCHTDNTHFTCSHCHKTFKNHSHLKRHMRTHTGEKPFICSVCGKRFVRSHNVKVHMRTHTGEKAFICSVCGKRFVRSHNVKVHMRTHTGEKTFSCSICGKGFIQSQYLKVHMRTHTGEKPFPCSTCGKGFTQNQYLKVHMRTHTGEKPFSCSICSKGFVQSNSLKVHIRTHTGEKSHSCSICNRSFCDRSNLLAHMRRHPGEKVLSCSVCGERLSSKYQCKKHKCAGENSSSK, from the exons atgaacgctcgtcaagaagaacgtccccttcagcagcaggaggatccacagcccccccacattaaagaggaagaggaggaagtgtggatcagtcaggagggagagtgtcctgtagggcaggaggaggctgatgtcagcaagtttccactgactgttgtctctgtgaagactgaagagcatgaagacaaaccacctgagtcctcacagcttcatcacagtccaa acgtctgtggagAACAACGTCTGCCTGAAAAAAAGGAGAgtagcttcaggatggtgaaggaggatccttcaaagaggaagaccaggcgccacggaccctctggcgtctccttttcctctttgacacagacccttccctgtaaaaaggaagaggaagactcactgacgccccacattaaagaggaagaggaggaacacagcatcactcaagagggagatcatcttgaaggactggaggagttcccagtgactggtgtccctgtgaagagtgacgataatgaggtgaaaggtgaaagtgaggagaggggagggggggagcctccaagcagcagctcaacacaacacatgacaacagaagctgatggagaccactgtggaggatcacaagcagacaagctcttagctccactatcagatagtgaggacacaacgtcacactctcctgacactgatgatgaagactctaaagatgataagacatgtcacactgacaacactcacttcacatgttctcactgtcacaaaacatttaaaaaccatagtcatctgaaaagacacatgagaacacacactggagaaaaaccttttatctgttcagtctgtggtaaacgTTTTGTTCGAAGTCACAatgtgaaagtgcacatgagaacacacactggtgaaaaagcttttatctgttcagtctgtggtaaacgTTTTGTTCGAAGTCataatgtgaaagtacacatgagaacacacactggcgaaaaaacgttttcttgttcaatctgtggtaaaggttttatacaaagtcaatatttgaaagtgcacatgagaacgcacactggagaaaaaccttttccctgttcaacctgtggtaaaggttttacacaaaatcaatatttgaaagtacacatgagaacacacactggcgaaaaacctttttcctgttcaatctgtagtaaaggttttgtacaaagtaacagtttgaaagtacacataagaacacacactggtgaaaaatcacattcttgttcaatctgcaacagaagcttttgtgaccgatcaaaccttttagcacacatgagaagacacccaggagagaaagtgttgagttgcagtgtgtgtggtgaaagattgtcttctaagtaccagtgtaagaaacacaagtgtgctggtgagaacagcagcagcaaatga
- the LOC133547244 gene encoding gastrula zinc finger protein XlCGF17.1-like isoform X3, translated as MVKEDPSKRKTRRHGPSGVSFSSLTQTLPCKKEEEDSLTPHIKEEEEEHSITQEGDHLEGLEEFPVTGVPVKSDDNEVKGESEERGGGEPPSSSSTQHMTTEADGDHCGGSQADKLLAPLSDSEDTTSHSPDTDDEDSKDDKTCHTDNTHFTCSHCHKTFKNHSHLKRHMRTHTGEKPFICSVCGKRFVRSHNVKVHMRTHTGEKAFICSVCGKRFVRSHNVKVHMRTHTGEKTFSCSICGKGFIQSQYLKVHMRTHTGEKPFPCSTCGKGFTQNQYLKVHMRTHTGEKPFSCSICSKGFVQSNSLKVHIRTHTGEKSHSCSICNRSFCDRSNLLAHMRRHPGEKVLSCSVCGERLSSKYQCKKHKCAGENSSSK; from the coding sequence atggtgaaggaggatccttcaaagaggaagaccaggcgccacggaccctctggcgtctccttttcctctttgacacagacccttccctgtaaaaaggaagaggaagactcactgacgccccacattaaagaggaagaggaggaacacagcatcactcaagagggagatcatcttgaaggactggaggagttcccagtgactggtgtccctgtgaagagtgacgataatgaggtgaaaggtgaaagtgaggagaggggagggggggagcctccaagcagcagctcaacacaacacatgacaacagaagctgatggagaccactgtggaggatcacaagcagacaagctcttagctccactatcagatagtgaggacacaacgtcacactctcctgacactgatgatgaagactctaaagatgataagacatgtcacactgacaacactcacttcacatgttctcactgtcacaaaacatttaaaaaccatagtcatctgaaaagacacatgagaacacacactggagaaaaaccttttatctgttcagtctgtggtaaacgTTTTGTTCGAAGTCACAatgtgaaagtgcacatgagaacacacactggtgaaaaagcttttatctgttcagtctgtggtaaacgTTTTGTTCGAAGTCataatgtgaaagtacacatgagaacacacactggcgaaaaaacgttttcttgttcaatctgtggtaaaggttttatacaaagtcaatatttgaaagtgcacatgagaacgcacactggagaaaaaccttttccctgttcaacctgtggtaaaggttttacacaaaatcaatatttgaaagtacacatgagaacacacactggcgaaaaacctttttcctgttcaatctgtagtaaaggttttgtacaaagtaacagtttgaaagtacacataagaacacacactggtgaaaaatcacattcttgttcaatctgcaacagaagcttttgtgaccgatcaaaccttttagcacacatgagaagacacccaggagagaaagtgttgagttgcagtgtgtgtggtgaaagattgtcttctaagtaccagtgtaagaaacacaagtgtgctggtgagaacagcagcagcaaatga